The proteins below are encoded in one region of Populus alba chromosome 2, ASM523922v2, whole genome shotgun sequence:
- the LOC118049307 gene encoding uncharacterized protein isoform X2 — translation MKISCWILIFWLLLCILASGSLSIDNFNQAFPIIEPDPGHTKLRLSSEGLEAIKRITNPIAAVSVIGPYRSGKSFLLNQLLSLSCYEGFGVGHMRDTKTKGIWVWGTPLELDINGVKTSVFYLDTEGFESIGKSNVYDDRIFALATVLSSVIIYNLPETIREADISRLSFAVELAEEFYGRSAGQDVAFEPAKLLWLIQRDFLQGKSVQQMVNEALQHVPNSDGNKNIDQVNQIRDSLAIMGDNSTAFSLPQPHLQRTKLCDMKDGELDPIYVKKREQLKELVASIIRPKIVQGKSLNGKEFVAFLEQILEALNKGEIPSTGSLVEVFNKGILERCLKLYSEMMAKLRLPLPEKSLQNVHESSKGETMKSFDEQHFGRHHAKRSVMQLDEEIEKVYKNFIMANEYQSAKLCEALYTRCEDRMDQLQVLRLPSMAKFNAGFLQCNQSFERECVGPSKANYENRMIKMMGKSKSSFIKEYNHRLFNWLVAFSLVMVVVGRFIIKFILIEIGAWILFIFLETYTRMFWSAESLYYNPVWHFIVATWETLVYSPILDLDRWAIPLGFVVVILVVYWRCYGGRKNGSRWLLPLYNNHKGGTDRPRTD, via the exons ATGAAGATTTCTtgttggattttgattttttggctTCTTCTTTGCATTCTCGCATCTGGGTCTCTTTCAATTGACAATTTTAACCAAGC GTTTCCTATCATTGAGCCTGATCCTGGCCATACAAAACTTCGTCTTTCAAGTGAAGGCTTGGAGGCCATCAAACGAATAACAAACCCAATTGCTGCTGTTTCT GTAATTGGTCCATATCGCTCTGGAAAATCTTTTCTGCTCAATCAGCTTCTTTCCCTTTCTTGTTATGAAG GTTTTGGTGTTGGACATATGCGTGACACAAAGACCAAAG GGATTTGGGTTTGGGGAACCCCGCTTGAATTGGACATCAATGGAGTAAAAACTTCTGTGTTTTACCTTGATACAGAGGGATTTGAAAGTATTGGGAAGTCAAATGTTTATGATGATCG GATTTTTGCTTTGGCTACTGTTTTGAGCTCTGTGATTATTTATAATCTGCCTGAGACG ATCCGAGAAGCTGACATATCTCGCCTGTCATTTGCTGTTGAGCTTGCTGAAGAATTTTATGGAAGGTCTGCA GGCCAAGATGTTGCATTTGAACCTGCAAAACTTCTATGGCTTATCCAGCGTGATTTTCTAC AGGGGAAGTCTGTGCAACAAATGGTGAACGAAGCCCTCCAACATGTTCCTAACAGTGATG GGAACAAAAATATTGATCAG GTTAATCAGATCCGAGACTCGTTGGCTATTATGGGTGATAACAGCACTGCCTTTAGCTTGCCACAA CCTCATCTCCAGCGAACGAAGCTTTGTGACATGAAGGATGGTGAGCTCGATCCTATATATGTTAAGAAGAGGGAGCAGTTAAAAGAACTTGTTGCTAGCATTATTCGTCCAAAGATTGTGCAGGGTAAATCTCTAAATGGAAAGGAGTTTGTAGCTTTCTTGGAGCAG ATACTCGAAGCTTTGAATAAAGGAGAGATCCCATCAACAGGCTCTCTGGTGGAGGTTTTCAATAAGGGTATTCTTGAGCGATGTTTGAAGTTATACAGTGAAATGATGGCAAAGTTACGCTTGCCACTTCCTGAGAAATCTCTGCAAAATGTCCATGAAAGCTCTAAAGGGGAAACAATGAAATCTTTTGATGAACAACATTTTGGCCGTCACCATGCAAAGAGATCTGTCATGCAGCTGGATGAAGAAATAGAGAAG GTTTATAAGAATTTCATAATGGCAAATGAGTATCAATCAGCAAAGCTCTGTGAGGCACTGTATACCAGATGTGAGGACAGAATGGACCAGCTTCAAGTTCTCAGACTTCCTTCCATGGCAAAATTCAATGCAGGCTTCCTGCAATGCAACCAAAGTTTTGAACGGGAGTGTGTTGGACCTTCAAAGGCAAATTATGAGAATCGTATGATTAAG ATGATGGGGAAATCAAAATCTTCATTTATAAAGGAATACAACCACAGGTTATTCAATTGGTTGGTGGCCTTCTCCCTCGTCATGGTGGTAGTGGGCCGGTTtattataaagtttattttgatagaaaTTGGTGCATGGATACTTTTTATCTTCTTAGAGACGTACACGAGGATGTTCTGGTCTGCAGAGTCTCTCTATTACAACCCAGTTTGGCATTTTATTGTTGCAACCTGGGAAACACTTGTCTACAGCCCTATCCTTGATTTGGACAG ATGGGCAATACCACTTGGTTTCGTGGTGGTGATTTTGGTAGTATATTGGCGATGTTACGGTGGAAGGAAAAATGGGTCACGCTGGCTGTTACCCTTATACAATAATCATAAAGGGGGCACTGATAGGCCAAGAACAGACTAA
- the LOC118049307 gene encoding uncharacterized protein isoform X1, translated as MVNEALQHVPNSDGNKNIDQVNQIRDSLAIMGDNSTAFSLPQPHLQRTKLCDMKDGELDPIYVKKREQLKELVASIIRPKIVQGKSLNGKEFVAFLEQILEALNKGEIPSTGSLVEVFNKGILERCLKLYSEMMAKLRLPLPEKSLQNVHESSKGETMKSFDEQHFGRHHAKRSVMQLDEEIEKVYKNFIMANEYQSAKLCEALYTRCEDRMDQLQVLRLPSMAKFNAGFLQCNQSFERECVGPSKANYENRMIKMMGKSKSSFIKEYNHRLFNWLVAFSLVMVVVGRFIIKFILIEIGAWILFIFLETYTRMFWSAESLYYNPVWHFIVATWETLVYSPILDLDRWAIPLGFVVVILVVYWRCYGGRKNGSRWLLPLYNNHKGGTDRPRTD; from the exons ATGGTGAACGAAGCCCTCCAACATGTTCCTAACAGTGATG GGAACAAAAATATTGATCAG GTTAATCAGATCCGAGACTCGTTGGCTATTATGGGTGATAACAGCACTGCCTTTAGCTTGCCACAA CCTCATCTCCAGCGAACGAAGCTTTGTGACATGAAGGATGGTGAGCTCGATCCTATATATGTTAAGAAGAGGGAGCAGTTAAAAGAACTTGTTGCTAGCATTATTCGTCCAAAGATTGTGCAGGGTAAATCTCTAAATGGAAAGGAGTTTGTAGCTTTCTTGGAGCAG ATACTCGAAGCTTTGAATAAAGGAGAGATCCCATCAACAGGCTCTCTGGTGGAGGTTTTCAATAAGGGTATTCTTGAGCGATGTTTGAAGTTATACAGTGAAATGATGGCAAAGTTACGCTTGCCACTTCCTGAGAAATCTCTGCAAAATGTCCATGAAAGCTCTAAAGGGGAAACAATGAAATCTTTTGATGAACAACATTTTGGCCGTCACCATGCAAAGAGATCTGTCATGCAGCTGGATGAAGAAATAGAGAAG GTTTATAAGAATTTCATAATGGCAAATGAGTATCAATCAGCAAAGCTCTGTGAGGCACTGTATACCAGATGTGAGGACAGAATGGACCAGCTTCAAGTTCTCAGACTTCCTTCCATGGCAAAATTCAATGCAGGCTTCCTGCAATGCAACCAAAGTTTTGAACGGGAGTGTGTTGGACCTTCAAAGGCAAATTATGAGAATCGTATGATTAAG ATGATGGGGAAATCAAAATCTTCATTTATAAAGGAATACAACCACAGGTTATTCAATTGGTTGGTGGCCTTCTCCCTCGTCATGGTGGTAGTGGGCCGGTTtattataaagtttattttgatagaaaTTGGTGCATGGATACTTTTTATCTTCTTAGAGACGTACACGAGGATGTTCTGGTCTGCAGAGTCTCTCTATTACAACCCAGTTTGGCATTTTATTGTTGCAACCTGGGAAACACTTGTCTACAGCCCTATCCTTGATTTGGACAG ATGGGCAATACCACTTGGTTTCGTGGTGGTGATTTTGGTAGTATATTGGCGATGTTACGGTGGAAGGAAAAATGGGTCACGCTGGCTGTTACCCTTATACAATAATCATAAAGGGGGCACTGATAGGCCAAGAACAGACTAA
- the LOC118049308 gene encoding protein ELC has product MPPSSSIEFIDTALSCTSRFALSYTDSKQKWFIRKHLLSLIQDYPTFTISTNTFFHDDGTTVNLLCATGHLHLANHTPSIPLTIWIHENYPCMPPMVYVLSDSTSPIHQDHPFVHSSGATSSPYLQTWAFPRCHLTELVHNLVKIFSRDHPFVYSPAASFTHPSLVSKMEALDRLSGMLHYDTIVLQAQTEEEMEDFSNLQSEMVKRDDTITSMIMGLEHERMNLKHRAMNLMNQADVLVNWLRVNDAKALVTKLEGEMDDDDAFEAGDEDSNLLIEFLAADSAIEDSMYALDKAVEHGVVSFDAYLRQVRMLAREQFFLRSKLVKLRGPSILHWP; this is encoded by the coding sequence ATGCCACCCTCATCCTCGATCGAATTCATTGACACCGCACTTTCTTGCACGAGCCGCTTCGCATTATCATATACAGACTCTAAACAAAAATGGTTCATCAGAAAACACCTCCTTTCTTTAATCCAAGATTACCCCACTTTCACCATCTCAACCAATACTTTCTTTCACGATGATGGCACCACTGTGAACCTTCTATGTGCCACTGGCCATCTCCATCTCGCCAATCACACTCCTTCTATACCTCTCACAATCTGGATCCATGAAAACTATCCGTGTATGCCTCCTATGGTCTATGTTTTATCAGATTCTACGTCTCCAATCCATCAAGACCACCCCTTTGTTCACTCTTCTGGTGCGACCTCTTCTCCTTACCTGCAAACTTGGGCATTCCCCAGATGCCACCTCACTGAACTCGTGCACAACCTTGTCAAGATTTTCTCTCGTGACCATCCTTTCGTTTACTCGCCGGCAGCTAGTTTTACCCATCCCTCTCTTGTCTCTAAGATGGAGGCTCTCGACCGGCTTTCAGGAATGCTTCACTATGACACAATTGTCTTGCAGGCCCAAACTGAAGAGGAAATGGAGGATTTTTCTAATTTGCAATCCGAAATGGTGAAAAGAGATGATACCATCACGAGTATGATTATGGGACTTGAACATGAAAGAATGAACTTGAAGCATAGAGCCATGAATTTGATGAACCAAGCTGATGTCCTCGTGAACTGGTTACGAGTTAATGATGCAAAAGCACTAGTGACAAAGTTAGAGGGTGaaatggatgatgatgatgcattTGAAGCTGGCGATGAAGATTCAAACTTGTTGATAGAATTCTTGGCCGCGGATAGTGCCATAGAGGATTCAATGTATGCGTTGGACAAGGCAGTCGAGCACGGAGTGGTAAGTTTTGATGCATACTTAAGGCAGGTAAGAATGCTGGCAAGAGAGCAGTTCTTTTTGAGATCTAAGCTTGTTAAATTGAGAGGTCCTAGCATACTCCATTGGCCTTGA